A segment of the Babylonia areolata isolate BAREFJ2019XMU chromosome 7, ASM4173473v1, whole genome shotgun sequence genome:
TCTACTCAGAGCTAAGCATGTGTGCCTGAAAGTTTCCACTCTTAAATGCTTTCTTGTTTGAAGCCGTAGTTTCCAGAAACGCTGCAGTCACTGTGAGACTGGATCTGTGTATAAACAGACCCCTTGTGCCGTATCCATCTTAGTTCTGCTGACCCTTCACTATCATTCTGGCTAACCAATGCGTGCCCACAtcgcacgtgctctctctctctctctctctctctctctctctctctcacacacacacacacagacacacacacacacaaacgcacgcacacacaaacacacacacgcacgcacgcgcacacacacacgctcgcacacacaaacacacacacgcacaaacgcacacacacaaacgcacacgcaccactgcgcgtgcttgcgtgtttggTTCAAAGTTTTGTTTGACGGGGTTTTGCTGTAACTGACATTAGATGCGCGCGagagcacacgtgtgtgtgtgtgtgtgtgtgtgtgtgtgtgtgtgtgtgtgtgtttgtgtgtgtgtttgtgtttgtgtgtttgttgtgtgtgtgtgtgaatatggtcGTCTGATTGTGGCCATGTGTAATTTGGATTTATATAACCGATAGTCTCTTAATGTAGAACCTTGAGTGAACtacacttttctctctttcctccctcccccctctctctttttctgactCATAGATACATTcattcccccacccacctacccacccactccgcacacagagacgcacatagGCATGCGTACAATCTAACATACAAACATTCACCCATCACACATACGTACTTGAGCGAAAAGCAAGAGAAAAGCAGAATAATGGTGAACGACATTCAGACAAACAATGAGAGCAATACTCTGATTTCTTTCTCATCCCTTTCTATTTGAGGAGATTCCTTGGGTGAATACATGAACACCATTGTAAAAAGGCATTAATACAATCGGTTCTCCTGTTAATTTAGATGTTTCCTTCCGAGATGTTAACGTTCTTTGGAAATTGACCATTTCAAAGTAGTATTGAGGAAGGGAATAAACTTCGAatcataaacaaaaacacacttaATTTCAAGTTTCAATGTTTGTTCGCTAAAACGTTCTTCCAGATATCACAAAAGCAGTATTTAGAGGCGCTAGAATAGGCTGAAACCGGAAGACAGAATTTTCAAATTCAGCCACGTCCATTTTCCGTGTATACTCCAAAAGCCTGATTCGGGTTTTCGGCGTAGTCGCTGTTGGTATTGGTGGAGCCGCTATGACCGCCATCGCCAAGGTCGTTGCTGTTGTAGGAGCTGCTGGAACTCCGACTGACGGAGGACCCGTTTCCGGTGGAGAACGCCTTGCTGCCGCCCCCGGTCACGGTGCTGGAGGTGCCCACCAGCCCGCTATCATAGACCTTCTTGCTGGAGCCAACCACCGCGTTGCCCGTGCCGCCGAACTTGTTCAGACCCCCGCCGGTGGTGAAGGAGGTTCCCGTCAGCGAATTGCCCGCGCCCAGACCGCTGCCATAGAACGCGCCCTTGCCTGTGTTCAGAGCGCTGCCAGAGAACGCGCCCTTGCCTGTGTTCAGACCGCTGCCGCCCCCAAAGCTGGAGCCGGAGGAGCTGGAAGAATAGCTGGACCTGCCGCCGGAAGACCGCGTGACGACAGATCCTAAACCAGAACCACCGGAACTGCCGAAGGACAGACCTTTGCCGGACAAATTCTTGTCAGCGAAAGTCTGTGGATGACTGGCAGCAGAAAACCTGGAGCCTGACGCCAGACCGGTGTGACCTGAGCTTGATCCGAAGCCTTGACTCCTGCCTATACCATGAAGATCGTTTGAAGTCAGGCCGTTCTGGTTGAAAACGGTGCCGGAGGCGGACTTCAAACCACTGTCAGCAATGTTACCCAGGATTCCAGATTTGATGCCTTGGCTACCGAAGCTAGAACCCAACCCCTTGTTAAGGCCCTGGTTGTTAACCAGGTTCAGTGCTTCATTCCGAGGACCTGAGCCGAAGGATTGCTTCCCGAAAGAGAAGTTAGGATTACCGAGGTTCAGTCCTTGCCTGCTGCCATGTCCCCCGGCGAAAGAACCAGGGACCGCAGGCTGCCCCAGCCCCCCATGCTGTGTGAAGGAAGATTTGGAACTGGCGCCCAAGTTCTTTGCCAAACTGCTTCCGGCTCTTGAACCCAGACCAGAACCTCCGAACGAGTTACTGGAAAGCTGACCACCATGCAGGTTTGAACCACGCTGGGCAGATAGCACGTTCCCTGTCAGGGGATTCTGGTTAGTATAGGGGCCCACAAAAGAGCTGCCAGTTCTCCTGTCGCCTAGCCTGCTCGGCGAATTAAATGGGCTAGTGCTGCCAAAGTTAGGCTTGGTACCAAGACCACCTAACTTCCCCAGTTCCGACCTACTGGTTCCCAGGGATGGACTGTGCCCGCCCCGTACATCGGTGTTGACATGAAAGTCAGAGCTTGGTCTGAAGGACGAAGAACCACTGCCGGGGAAACTGTGTAGACCGCCAGTATTAGAATGCACGTTGGCGAGTCCCCCTCTTGGATCAACACCGCCAGAATTATCTGAATAGCCACTGAATCCTGCTGCCGCTGCACGTGCATCCAGTTCTTTGCCTATACTATCCTCCTGGTTGTGGCTGTTGTCACCAGTAACGGAAAAACCCAAACCATTGTGTCCTTTATTGAATTTGGAGTTCCCAACCTGAGTGTTTACGTTGCCAGTGAAGTCCTTCTTAAAAGTATTGCTACTGTCCACAGAATTTGGGTTTTTGAAagcaccatcaacatcaaagGCGTCAGCTTCGTTGAAGCCATAGCCACCGTTCCCGTTCAGCAGTTCATTGACGAGGTTGCCGCCGCCACCCAGCTTGCTGACCTGGTCCTGGCTGAGCTGAACAGTACCACCTCCAGTCTTTACGCCACTGTCATACACGTCATTCCTGGCTGTGTTGGAGGTGGTGACGGTGGGAACAGGGTGACTTTTGGGGGACGGGAAAGCGCCGTTGCTGCTCAGCTTGGTGTTCCCAGGGGAAGGAAGAGCTTTGCCTGGAAACGCTGGCTTCGTGGGCAAAGCGTGGCTGCCCGGAGGCTGTGGGAAAGCTTGGTTGCCATCTGTGTAAACACCACCAGCGTTTGACGCGAggttgttgacgttgttgaaAGACGGCTTTTGAACGTTACTGGTACCGTGGTCACCGGCCACAGTCGGGCTCGCATGGAAAGGCAGCTGGTTGGTTTTGCCACTCAGTGTATCGGGAAAAGCGCCAGAGTTGGTGTTCCCGTACAGGTTAGCGTCGTTAGCACCACTGGGGAATGGGTTTGGATTAAAGCCTGTTTTCACCGTGCCGGAAAGGTCCTTGGCGTGAAGATCCCCACCTCCCGCGTGTCCACCGCCGACACGACCCCTTCCGAGAAGACCATCGGAGTGACTTCCAACAACAGAACCACCATCTCCATAAACCCCACTGTTCTTCCTAGCGCCCAGATTAGTCGAGCCACTTGGGAAAGCTGGAAGATCTTTGCCAGGAAGTGGGTTGACCTTGGGCAGACCTTCACCAAAAGCTGGAAGATCTTTGCCAGGAAGTGGGTTGACCTTGGGCAGACCTTCACCAAAAGCTGGAAGACCATTGCCAGGAAGTGGGTTGACCTTGGGCAGACCTTCACCAAAAGCTGGAAGACGTTTGTCAGGAAGTGGGTTGACCTTGGGCAGATCTTCACCAAAAGCTGGAAGACCTTTGCTGGGAAGTGGGTTGACCTTGGGCAGACCCTCACCAAAAGCTGGGAGACCTTTGCCAGGAAGTGGGCTGACCTTGAACAGACCCTCACCAAACCCTGCACTCACCCTCTCCCCAAGTCCTTTACCCACGTCCAGCGGGCTGTGGACGTCTCCTGTCACAGGCCGCCCTTTGCCGCTGAGAGGGGAACCTGCAGAGAAAGACTTGGAAGGAACGTTGGAAGAATAGTTCGGAGTGTGACCACCAGAAGGGAAGTTGGACTGAGGGAGACCGCTGGAGTGATCACCGCCAGAGGGGAAATCAGACTGAAGGAAACCACTGGAGTGACCATCGGAAGCATAGTTGGCCTGAGGCAGGGCGTTGGAAAGTTCACCAGTGGGGAAGCCTGTCTGCGAGTGAGGGTCGACGCCGGCGCCGAAAGCCTTGTTTTCGAAAGCTGAGGGGACAAACTCCACGCTGTTGTATTGTCCGCTGTTACCgccgcctgaaaaaaaaaaaaaaattaaaaaaagaatagaacGGATAAAATGGAACTGAGATTAGAAAACACGAAATGGaattgaataaaatgaaatgaaaaaatgaCAGACCACACAGACCTAGAGGTATATAGTTATAAAAAGCTGCATCAGATGATGTGGgaacttacatagcgcctattctcggtcagagaccaagctttaatcGCTTTAAAAACACGGATCCATTTGCGtccgaaaacacacgaagggggttcaggaagaTCTGAAAActttccacccttaacccaccagctgCGATGGAGATCGACCTctggaaactcgggcgagaatagagagctctaaccatttgaccaccgcacccgtaGACACCAcatcaattgcacacacacacacacacagatggagagagaaaatgtgtgcatgcgtgcgtgcatgtgtatgtatatatagtgtgtgtgtgtgtgtgtgtgtgtgtgtgaagctaccCACGGTGGCCCGCCAAAGAGGACCTCAGCATTCACAACAAGCTCTGCTTGTTTCACTCTGTGGAGTGCTCACTGGGCGAATTGCCCCTGGATGCCAACTGCACAGGAATCGTCTCACTCCATCAAAGAAAAAATTCACCACAGGGAAGGTAGGGACCTCTCATTTGTTAAGACTATGTCTTTCCGGAAACAGACATGAGCAGAAGCGTGAACGGCAAAaccaaatcttgaaaaaaaaaagcaacagtgtGAACATTTCATGAAATCTGTAAATAGAAGATATTAGATACGGCATACGGGTGACAGTATCAAGGGACAATAATCCACAGGGGGCTAAATGGAACACGATGGTAAATCCAAAGATTAGATAAATCATGGACACCATGCCACAAACCCAAATGCCTCACTGGATGTTGCATGATATGCTATAACAGACTGCATGACgaatccaagcccagatgtcttcgtataacataaagaagaagaagaactcagtcTTTGGTTAACTTTTAACATTACAAACTGACTCGCGCTGAGGTAAAAATAAGGAGCTCTTGATGGTAGTTCCTAGATATAAAACTGGACGCCGCGCAACAAGCCTGAAATAATGATGCATGATACgctacatatatgtatgtactaaAGACAGTctgatgagagagaaaaaggacaaacaaagggagataaagacagtatcagtatcagtagctcaaggaggcgtcactgcgtttggtcgaatccatatacgctacaccacacatatacgctacaccacatctgccaagcagatggctgaccagcagcgtaacccaacgcgcttagtcaggccttgagaagataAAGACAGATAAGCAGGAAGGcacggaaaaaaaggaaagagaaccATAGGCAGACCAGGTATCAATGATACACATAGTTACCTGTGTTGGAGGTGGAGTGAGCCACAGGCTGTGAAGAGCCCCCTCCGGCATAGTTACCGCCACCATCATTGCTGTAGCCTCCTCCCCCGCTGTCAGAACCTGTCGTCTGATATCCACTGAAAAgagagttttaactcactcagtacggccagtcctctcttctcctctacacagacccctcggatgtccagtgggtgtctgaatgacccaacctttagcttccgtcgtcaaaattgtggtattctttgtcaacattcacgtcttcaatataagagccttccgcttgcaatattttgatgatggtaattggggtgaaacgctgttaacgtcgtctctttcgccgttcgtatggaaagagttaaacatgaTCATTAATTTTGTATGTGTgaagatgaatgagagagaggaggaggggaggctgAATACTgagaggaggcacagagagagctcGTAAATATGTAAAATGGTCTTTGATCTATAAACGAAATTTCATGTGATCTCTTTGAAATCTTGAACGTGTATGTGTGGTCTGGATATATTTTTTAATACTTGTAGTTAcgctaataacaatgataatgaaaagaagaagcagaaagttatcattatcatcatcattatcattagtggtagtagtagtagtagtaattggttgactggttggctgTTTGACATATATCAATTAGTTGGTCAATTATTTTGTCAGCTGGTTAATTAATTGGAAtatctattcattcgtttgtttaattattcattcGTACATTTATTTGTCGTTTGAACCGTTAATTGCGGAATATTTAGTCACTCGtttgtttaattattcatttatttatttctttgtagtTTGAACTGTTGATTTTCTCATGTAAACATATGTTTTAATTTGTTAGTGTAATTCTATGCGATCTCTGTAAATGCTCAAAAATGTAATGTTGTTCGTCGTGTCCGATTAATCACATCAGgacagctgaggaggcaactgccgtcccgactatctgggataTAATTTGGTTTTTGTGAAGAGTGTTTTCttgacgggtgcagtagccgaatggttaaagcgttggactttcaatctgagggtcctgggttcgaatctcagtgcacctggtgggtaaagggtggagatttttccgatctcccaggtcaacatatgcgcagacctgctggtgcctgaacccccttcgtgtgtatgcgcacgcagaagattaaatacgcacgttaaagatcctgtaattcatgtcagcgttcggtgggttatggaaacaagaatatacccagcatgcacacccccgaaaacggagtatggctgcctacatggcagggtaaataaaaacaaacaaacggtcatacacgtaaaatgttacatgtttgtctgagtgtgtatgtgtgtgcgtctgaaatctgattgaatgacacaggaaacgaatgatgagcgcccagtggcagccgtcagtcggctctacccaggtaggcagcctgtggtgaaaatttccccgtgtatgtaaagcgcttagagcttggtctctgaccgaggataggcgctatagaagtatccacatcaattaaTCCAGTAACATCCCCACcatcggccaagagggcttttatCTTTATTTGGATGGTCCCCAGCTCCCACGGCAGCAGcgctaacagccagtgcaatcttgtatcccagtttgagagtcacaatccttcaaaaaaaaaaaaaagactaaactaTCAATGAATTCTCATtgctgtggagaaaccattgaccatacagctctcGCCTTGCTGTTTGCCTAACTCATGTCCGTCTCTGATGCATGTCTACTAAATACATATTTTGGTGTTTGTATTGTGTAGCTTGACAACCATGTGGTAATTTCCGATGAGAGATAATACAGCAGACTTTACTTCTCATTTCTTGGTAGTACTTCTTGAGTGTTACGCAGACAGCACAcgagcacaatcacacacacacacacacacacacacacacacacacgcacacgcacacacacacatgcacgcacgcacacacgcacacacacccaagaaaaaaggaaagaaaaaaaactccagcaacaacaacaaccaaacacacacaaaaacaaactctTGGGGTAATGTTCAAGGTGCTTAATAAAGGGGGTGTACCGTCGCCATAAGCAGACGCTGTGCTATTTTTCCCAGTAGAGTATTTTGTTTAGATATCAAGGAACAATTCTCCTTGTATAATATTTTGTTAGATATCAAAGGACAAGTCTCCTTGTATAATATTTTGTTAGATATCAAAGGACAAGTCTCCTTGTATAATAAACTGTTTAGATATCAAAGGAAATGTCTCCATGTAGAATACTTTCTCCAGATACCGAAAGACACGTCTCTATGTAGAATATTTTGTTTAGATGTCAAAGAACAAGTCTCCTTGTCTAATATTTTGTTGAGATCTCAAACGACAAGTCTCCATATAGAATATTTTGTGGAGATGTCAAAGGACAAGTCTCCATGTAGAATATTTTGTTTAGATGCCAAATGACAAGTCTCCATGCAGAAAGTCTTTGTTTAGATGAAAGGGACAAGTCTCCTTGTATAACATTTTATTTAGATGTCAAAGGACAAGTCTCAATGTAGAATATTTTGTTTAGATGTCAAAGGACAAGTCTCATTTTATGATATTTTGTTTAGATGTCAAATGACAAGTCTCCTTGTACAATATTTCGTTTAGATGTCAAAGGACAAGTCTTCTTGTATGATAATTTGTTTATATGTCAAAGGACAAGTCTCCTTGTTGGATATTTTGTTTAGATGTCAAAGGACAAGTCTTCTTGTCTAATATTTTGTTTAGATGTCAAAGGACAAGTCTCCATGTAGAATATTTTGTTTAGATGTCAAAGGACAGGTCTCCTTGTATGGCATTTTGTTTGGATGTCAAAGGACAAGCCTCCTTGTATGATATTTTGTTTAGATGTCAAAGTACAAGTTTCAATATAGAATATTTTGTTTAGCTGTCAAAGGACAAGTCTCCTTGTATGATATTTTGTTTAGATGTCAATGGACAAGTCTCCGTGTAGAATATTTTATTTAGATGTGAAAGGACACGTTTCCTTGTATGATATTTTGTTTAGATGTCAAAGGACAAGTCTCCGTGTAGAATATTTTATTTAGATGTGAAAGGACACGTTTCCTTGTATGATATTTTGTTTAGATGTCAAAGGACAAGTCTCCGTGTAGAATATTTTATTTAGATGTGAAAGGACACGTTTCCTTGTATGGTATTTTATTTTGATATCAAAGGAcaaatgtaatgcaatgtaacgGTGTATAGTTtcgcaacaaaaaacaatattcaTCATTATAAGTTAATTAGGGaatgacacgcgcgcgcgcgcattttttgaaacagataaacggacagactggcaaacagacagtcaaagggagagacagattaCCCATTTCCGTTCAGGGCAGTACTGTAGGCATCCTTCATGAGGCTTCCACACACCACCAGTATGACTGTGTAGGCCGACATGAGGACTCGTGAGGGTAACTGTATTGAACATCACATcatgtagtaataataacaatgattacaaaaaaaagaaagtagtagtaacagtaatgatgatgatgacgagaagaagagaaagaagaagacacagatgaagaagaaatccacagtGTTatacctcccaccctcaccccacaacccccacacatatatgcacacacacacacacacacacacacacacacacacacacatatacacacgcacgcacgcacgcacgcacgaaatcacacacgcacgtgaaTGGAAAAACTAGatacgtatccatatcaattcatgtacacattttcagtttctgtttcagattTAAGCAGATGCGAAAACGTGTGGGCttttccatatacgctacatcccaTCAGCTTAGAAaagaggggtgcagggggtgacCAGATGCCCGGCCTAGGCATCAGCCTATGGCGATGGTCAGGCCCTGAAAGCCAGCCCTAGGTATGCATGTAACATGAGCCAAGAAGTATATAAaatgaaatcaataaacaaaataaacaaaccagaTAAAACATTAtgatgttgtcgtgttgttgttttttaaagaagaaaagtaCATAGAAGACAAATGAGGGGAATAAAATACATGAGCAATGATGAGATATTtttcacactcacacccccactaATAAATCATCAACCCCATCCCCTTGCGCAATCCAGCTCATGCGGTTAAACGTAAACCTGgagtggttattttattttattttattttattttattttattttatttatttattttattttattttatttattttttttttttttctttttttacgcatCTGCCTATATAATATattgaaatatatataaacagatgGATCATGGTGACATGAACACAAAGAATGTTATCAGCAAATGTAGTCCCGTCGTCCACAGGAGTTTAAAGAGAAATTCACCAAACTTCTTTCCACCCATCCTGACACAAACGACAGCACATTACACCTTATTTGCGAGACTGGCGGACGTGGAACATTTGAGCAGCACATGATACTCGTACACACATTACAACTTTCTTCTTGAATGAAgcgtttgtgtggggttttttgtttgtttgttttgttttgtctttgtttgttgttgttgggtttatttttattattagtgtgtgtgtgtgtgtgtgtgtgtgtgtgtgtgtgtgtgtgtgtgtgtgtgtgtgtgtgtgtgtgtgtgtgcttttttcttcttttttgtgtgttcgtgtatgtgtgtttgggaatGCGAAATATATCCGCTAAGTGGAAGCCTCAAAGGACGAGGAAGAATCTTATTGGTCTAGAGATGCAGTTACAGAAAACTGTATCGTGTtctgattataaaaaaagaaTTTCTCTTGTATTTGGCGCCAGTACAGATGACGGGCAGGAAAGTGTCACTTTACATATTGTACTAAATTCATTGACTCACTCGATACTAACAACGGCTAACGAGTGAGTTAATCAAACAACGTGAAACATAAATACAGAATAAAAATGTAACCTTAAGTTTCATTAATCTGATTTGTCAACGAAACATACGAAGAAACAACAAGACAATTTTAAACAAATCAACGCAACAACCGCTACATTTACAAAAGATTCTCACAAGAACGCAAGCCATCAGCatcaaattgattttttttttaaattgctcaGTGCAACACTTTCACAGCTGTAAGTATCATTCGCTGTCACAATTGTCAcaatcttcctctttctccttgtaTTTAGCTCTTCCATGTCCAGACCTAACGCTGTCACAATTGTCAcaatcttcctctttctccttgtaTTTAGCTCTTCCATGTCAAGACCTAACGCTGTCACAATTGTCAcaatcttcctctttctccttgtaTTTAGCTCTTCCATGTCCAGACCTGAAACCCACTTCCTTCAGAAGTAGCTCCACTGTACCTTCCCTTTCCGTCTACAGTCTCTATAAGTTTATGTCTACATGTTCTCACATGCGTAGCTTTTCATCCGTTTGTTTCAgacttatgcatgtgtgtgtgaaagctgggTGTGACAGAACTTTGATTTGTATCCGCACGTTTAGCGCTGTGCAGATGTGTAAGTAGCAGGAGTGGtagtggtaggaggaggaggaggagcagcagcagcagtagcagcggcatcatcatcatcagcagcagcagcagtagtagtagtggtggtagtagcagcagtagtagtttacAGAATCAAGTATTAATCAGCTTCACAGTTACATGTAATTTTACGAAATCAGTTCCCACCACTCACCATTTCAATCCAGTTCTTTGTTCAGTCCAGTCCTCGACAATGGACACGGCCTTACTGAGTGGCGGCAGAAACGGGATGGCAGACGATAATAAGTCTCGGAATGAAATCGAGTTTATAAACAACAGACTCCACCCATCCTACTTTCTCTTCATTTCCGCTGACAAGTGGATCACGACTTTGCCATAATAATCTGGACAGCTTTAAGACTTCAAGCTGTGGTCAGCCATAGTCTTCGCCTTTTGAGAAGAGTTTTAGTACCGCAGCAGGGGACGGTACTCTTTCAACTGGGATTGCTCACGTCAAAGGGAAGTAATGCTGTTATTGATCAACGTTCCGTTACCATTTTTATTCTCACGCCGAGAGGGGAGTATTGCGGAACGGATATATAGGGGCTCCTTGAAAATCACTTGGGAAAATGTACAGGTCTGAGGATGCGATTGTAACAACTGATTTGGCCCGTGGTTAATTTTGCATTGCTTATCGGTGTTGGATAAGTTTTGACTTGACAATGATTTTTAATCTGAAGATAATGATGCAAGTAGCATggtgtactatatatatatatatatatatata
Coding sequences within it:
- the LOC143284289 gene encoding uncharacterized protein LOC143284289 isoform X1, coding for MLPSRVLMSAYTVILVVCGSLMKDAYSTALNGNGGYQTTGSDSGGGGYSNDGGGNYAGGGSSQPVAHSTSNTGGGNSGQYNSVEFVPSAFENKAFGAGVDPHSQTGFPTGELSNALPQANYASDGHSSGFLQSDFPSGGDHSSGLPQSNFPSGGHTPNYSSNVPSKSFSAGSPLSGKGRPVTGDVHSPLDVGKGLGERVSAGFGEGLFKVSPLPGKGLPAFGEGLPKVNPLPSKGLPAFGEDLPKVNPLPDKRLPAFGEGLPKVNPLPGNGLPAFGEGLPKVNPLPGKDLPAFGEGLPKVNPLPGKDLPAFPSGSTNLGARKNSGVYGDGGSVVGSHSDGLLGRGRVGGGHAGGGDLHAKDLSGTVKTGFNPNPFPSGANDANLYGNTNSGAFPDTLSGKTNQLPFHASPTVAGDHGTSNVQKPSFNNVNNLASNAGGVYTDGNQAFPQPPGSHALPTKPAFPGKALPSPGNTKLSSNGAFPSPKSHPVPTVTTSNTARNDVYDSGVKTGGGTVQLSQDQVSKLGGGGNLVNELLNGNGGYGFNEADAFDVDGAFKNPNSVDSSNTFKKDFTGNVNTQVGNSKFNKGHNGLGFSVTGDNSHNQEDSIGKELDARAAAAGFSGYSDNSGGVDPRGGLANVHSNTGGLHSFPGSGSSSFRPSSDFHVNTDVRGGHSPSLGTSRSELGKLGGLGTKPNFGSTSPFNSPSRLGDRRTGSSFVGPYTNQNPLTGNVLSAQRGSNLHGGQLSSNSFGGSGLGSRAGSSLAKNLGASSKSSFTQHGGLGQPAVPGSFAGGHGSRQGLNLGNPNFSFGKQSFGSGPRNEALNLVNNQGLNKGLGSSFGSQGIKSGILGNIADSGLKSASGTVFNQNGLTSNDLHGIGRSQGFGSSSGHTGLASGSRFSAASHPQTFADKNLSGKGLSFGSSGGSGLGSVVTRSSGGRSSYSSSSSGSSFGGGSGLNTGKGAFSGSALNTGKGAFYGSGLGAGNSLTGTSFTTGGGLNKFGGTGNAVVGSSKKVYDSGLVGTSSTVTGGGSKAFSTGNGSSVSRSSSSSYNSNDLGDGGHSGSTNTNSDYAENPNQAFGVYTENGRG
- the LOC143284289 gene encoding uncharacterized protein LOC143284289 isoform X2, with product MLPSRVLMSAYTVILVVCGSLMKDAYSTALNGNGGYQTTGSDSGGGGYSNDGGGNYAGGGSSQPVAHSTSNTGGGNSGQYNSVEFVPSAFENKAFGAGVDPHSQTGFPTGELSNALPQANYASDGHSSGFLQSDFPSGGDHSSGLPQSNFPSGGHTPNYSSNVPSKSFSAGSPLSGKGRPVTGDVHSPLDVGKGLGERVSAGFGEGLFKVNPLPSKGLPAFGEDLPKVNPLPDKRLPAFGEGLPKVNPLPGNGLPAFGEGLPKVNPLPGKDLPAFGEGLPKVNPLPGKDLPAFPSGSTNLGARKNSGVYGDGGSVVGSHSDGLLGRGRVGGGHAGGGDLHAKDLSGTVKTGFNPNPFPSGANDANLYGNTNSGAFPDTLSGKTNQLPFHASPTVAGDHGTSNVQKPSFNNVNNLASNAGGVYTDGNQAFPQPPGSHALPTKPAFPGKALPSPGNTKLSSNGAFPSPKSHPVPTVTTSNTARNDVYDSGVKTGGGTVQLSQDQVSKLGGGGNLVNELLNGNGGYGFNEADAFDVDGAFKNPNSVDSSNTFKKDFTGNVNTQVGNSKFNKGHNGLGFSVTGDNSHNQEDSIGKELDARAAAAGFSGYSDNSGGVDPRGGLANVHSNTGGLHSFPGSGSSSFRPSSDFHVNTDVRGGHSPSLGTSRSELGKLGGLGTKPNFGSTSPFNSPSRLGDRRTGSSFVGPYTNQNPLTGNVLSAQRGSNLHGGQLSSNSFGGSGLGSRAGSSLAKNLGASSKSSFTQHGGLGQPAVPGSFAGGHGSRQGLNLGNPNFSFGKQSFGSGPRNEALNLVNNQGLNKGLGSSFGSQGIKSGILGNIADSGLKSASGTVFNQNGLTSNDLHGIGRSQGFGSSSGHTGLASGSRFSAASHPQTFADKNLSGKGLSFGSSGGSGLGSVVTRSSGGRSSYSSSSSGSSFGGGSGLNTGKGAFSGSALNTGKGAFYGSGLGAGNSLTGTSFTTGGGLNKFGGTGNAVVGSSKKVYDSGLVGTSSTVTGGGSKAFSTGNGSSVSRSSSSSYNSNDLGDGGHSGSTNTNSDYAENPNQAFGVYTENGRG